One Algoriphagus sp. Y33 genomic window, TTCCGTTACTTGCCCGGCGACAGTACTACCCGGGAATTGGAAGATAGTTTCTTGGGAAGGACGTTTATTGGTTTCAGACAGCGGCTTCAGGGTATGAATGTGGGAAGTTTCTTTGCGGAAAGCCCATTTCAAATGTCCCTCACCCCAGGGCTAAGCTCTAAGGGAATGTTCAATAGCCAGACGATAAGCAATTTTTCCTTGAATTTAATCGGTGGATATACTGCTGGAATTGAGGGATTTGAAGCTGCCGGAATTTTCAATATCAATAAAAGAGATGTCAAATCTGTACAGTTTGCAGGAATATTTAACATGGTCGGTGGAAGCTCCAAAGGTCTTCAAGTGGGCGGGATTTATAATTCAGTGTACAAAAATGTAAATGGATTACAAGTCGGTGGAGTATACAATCATATACAAGGGAGTGCAACAGGACTTCAAATAGGAGGAATTGTCAATAGGGTGAACAACGATGCCGATATACAGATAGCCGGCATAGTAAACCATGCAAAGAAGTCAAACCACTTTCAGCTAGCAGGTATTGCCAATCATACCTCCAAATCGTCCGGATTCCAATGGGCAGGAATTTCCAACTTAGCGGGTGATACAGTAAATCACCAACTATCCGGAATCATCAACCAGGCTAAAAAAGTCAATGGCTTTCAAGTTGCATTGATCAATATTGCCCAAGAAAATGATTACGCTATTGGATTGCTAAACTTTATTCGAAATGGAGAAATAAATCTTTCGGCAGGGATTGATGAATCAAGCTTCACACATCTGACTTTACGCTCAGGAGGAAGAAAAATATATGGTATTCTGGGAATTGCCTATAGTCTCCAAGCTATTGATACACCAATTGGGCTGGAGGCTGGATTGGGGATACACTTGCTTCCTAGCAACAAATTTTCTTTAGATACTGAATGTGTAAGTCTTACTGTCAGTGATTTCAGGGAAGTAACAAACCAAATCCAATCTTTCCGTCTTTTTCCCGGTTACCGGTTTGGCGACCATCTAAGGATTTTCGCAGGACCAAGCCTTAATTTTGCTGTATTGGATCCGGGACAGAATGACATCACAGGTGGCTTGAATATTTACGAAAGAACTACTTCTACAGGCATCTACCGTAGTTTTGGAGGAGTGACCGGTGGATTACAAGTTATTTTCTAGGCATTCTATGAAAGTGAATAGCTTCTGGTTCAAGAGACTTCAGTCTTGGATCTATATCAATGCAGTCTTCAGACTGCACTACCAAAACATTGATTAAGGTGAACTTCCACTAGGGTAATGAGAGTATATAGCAGATCCGGATTCCGGAGAAGCAGGATAGCATAGGGCAAAAAATAAGTGTAGAAAAACACTAAACTGTGGCCTCCAAGCAAACCTCCGTGTTCCCTGTGGTTAAACTAAAAAAACCCGGCCTGAGCCGGGTTTGGGGTGATGTGAACAACTTTTCACATATTCCTTATTTGGATGTTGCCACTGGAGACAACACCCGACACGGTATAAGGAGAACCGTTATCGATCTTCAATGACCCGGAAGAAGTGCTTCCCCCTACGCTTAGATTTCCACTGGATGATTTCAAATCAAAGTTGAAATCATTCAAGTCGGAGTCTGTCTTTATATCAAAATTCCCTGATGCTCCTTCAAATCGTGTATTAACTCCCAAGTAAGAAGCATCTACTTTATAATTTCCTGAGGAAATTCTCAATCTACCAATCTCTTGAACTTTATTCAACGATCCGTTTCCGGAATTCAAGGAACTAGTTACTTTTCCATTTATCTGCCTGAAATCAAAGTTTCCACTCGATCCGACAGCAGTTATATCTCCTTCCACATACGAGAAAGTTGCGATACCGGAAGAAACCTCCAACTCCACATCACCTACTAAATGTGACGCAGTGACCTTACCCGAACTTAGTTCCAAATCAATATGTGGAGCACTTATATGAGACAACTCCAGATTACCGGATCCGCCTTCAAATTGAAACTCCTGTGAAGAAACATTGTTTATGTAACTATTTCCTGATCCTGTTTCCACGTCTATATTCATCAATTTGGGACCTGAAAGATTAAGGTAACCCCGATTATTGCCCTTGCCAATACCGCGTCTTTCCACTTCGATTATCAGCTTATTCCGATCCACTCTATACTCAATAAAGTAATTTCCCCCTCTGCTCGACTCCAACGTTCCTAGAAGATGCACAGATTGGGAATTTTCATTTCCCTGATAAGTCACATCAAGAAATGAGGATTCGATCTGGATGGAGGTAATCCCGGGGAATTCCTCATTAATAGACTGAACCAACTCAAGATCAGAGTCGCAAGATGTCAAAGAAGCTATACCTAACCAAAACGTAGATAAAGAAAGTAAGCGAAATTTAATTTGTTTCAATTTCATAAACAGATAGTTTTAAAGAATAAACTGTTGATTTATAATACTAACTAGTCTGCTTGCATACAAATGTACGCTGATTTTAATGAACCTGTTTCCCTAGTAAGGATTACTTGATCTAGATCAATATGAATTGCATTATAACTCAGGATTTCTCTATTTTAGATCAATTGGGAAATATTTTCAACTCATCTTTAGCAGATAAAGCATAGACAGTTTACTTTGTATTTACCCTTAGTTAAAAATTAAAAAAATGATCGCAAACACCCCGAGGCCTCCCTACTATGCTGTGATTTTTTCCAATATAAGAACCGAAATCGAAGAAGGTTATGTCGAAACTGCATTGGAAATGATACGATTGGCGGAAACTCAGGATGGTTACCTTGGACATGAAAGTGTAAGAGAGAATCTGGGAATCACCGTAAGTTATTGGAAAAATACTGACGCAATCCGCAACTGGAAGCAACAAACTGACCATCTTCTTGCGCAAAGAATGGGTAGGGAAAAATGGTATGCTGCTTACAAAACTAGAATATGCCTCGTAGAACGGGATTATGAATTTGGGATTTCGGACAGCTGAATTCTGCTATCTGAAATCTCAAATCCCATGTAAAAAACCAGAACCTACAAAATCAAAAATAGCACCGGGTTGAAACCCGGTGCTATCTAAAATCATCCGTTGTAACTGATACATCAATTAAGTACCTGTCATTCCAATGCCCAACTTTCAAAAGGCATAACCAAACCCAATTCCCGCAAATATCGGCCAGAACCCATTGCTGTTGAAAATGGGATTTAAATTCACTTTCCACATAAAACCGCCGTTTGTAGGGATTCTTCTATAGCCAAAATTCAAAACACCCATTACAGAAGGTGATTCGTCAATATCAAGAATGAAGCTTGTGCCGGATCGAGAACTTGAATTGCAGATGTAATTACCGTTATGGTCATAATAACAGTTATCATAGTAATAATCATCATTATTAAAAGCCACGAAAGTTGCCCCCAAACCCATTTCAAAGAAATGATTCCCCTTACCATAGAGTTTGTTTACCATCACCGGAACAGAATAGAAAGACTCTCCGTCAATAGCATAACCTCCAAAACCGACTCTCATTCCCCAAGAATCACGTTTTGACTTGTCAAAACGAAAATCATAATTAAAACTATAGGGAAGTCCTGCTCCTCCCAGCTCAATAAAAACAGCTTGCGTTGCCGGTTTAGTTTCAGTTTCCTGAGCCGTTACTAACTGACTGCTTAGTAGCAAAAGAAATCCAAGTAGTACTCGCTTCATACAATTTAGTTTAAGATTATTTAATAGCAAATAACACATTTCAATTTAATTAGATGGTTAGATTTGATTAAATTTTAATGTTCAAGATAGACTCAATGCCTCGTAAATAGATTAAAATAATTCTTATGTACTCAATTTTAAAAATCAAACGAGTAAAAATGACAGCGGGTATTGTTGCTGCCTATTTGTCGATGATGATTTTTGTAGCATGCGTGGACGACACTGAAGTTAATCCTTTCGGAGAATGTGGAGGACCAAGTAAGGTAAATGCGATAGACATTAGCCTTTTTTATGAGCCATATGAAGACAATAAATATGCCTCAGAATCAGACACCGTAAACTTAGAGGATTTTAGAATATTTTTAAAAATTGCTTCAGAGACCATCTCTCAATCCTCATTTACAGGCAGTTTCCCCGGCACAGCCTTCGCACTTTCTTGTGCACCGAATTTGGATTTTCAAAACATCGCAAGCATATCAATGACTCTGCTTGCACCCTATGGGGACAAAGAAGCCGGTACGGATATTTCTAGTCTCGTGACCACCCATGATGAAATAAAGCTATCTGACTTACGGGACTTCACCGGATCTATGGGTCAATACAGGCTTTCAATTGCTGTTCAGCCGGAAAACGAATCCCAATTGAAAACCAAAACCATTTTAAATCTTAAAGATGGTTCGCAGAAGGTTTATGAATCAACTTCACCTGTACTTTTAACAAACTGATTGTATGCTAAGAAAAATATTACTGGGCATTTTTGCCGCAGCCATGGTACTTGCCATCGTCTATATGCTCGGACCTAAAGTAAAGAATCAGGAAATTACAATTGAATTTCCTGAAGTTCCTACCCGCCTAGCTGAATTGAGGAGTTATGTGGCTCAAAGAGAGGATACCGTGCAGGGACTGAAGCCTGGAAATGAAGCCTATATCGTATGGGCAGATAGCTTGAACAAACGCAAGACTCCCTACTCTATTGTTTATATTCATGGGTTTGGTGCAAGCCCCATGGAAGGAGACCCTGTTCATAGGTTCCTTGCCTCCCACTTCGGTGCCAACCTCTTTGTGACCCGGCTCCCTGATCATGGCATCAAAAGAGACAATGGTCTGGAGTATATGAGCCCGCAGGCATTGGCCAATGCTGCAGGCGAAGCATATCAAATCGGAAAAAGTCTGGGAGATGAGGTAATTGTAGTCGGCACATCTATGGGAGGTGCACTGACTTTGCTTTTGGCTAGCCAGCAACCTGACATCAAGGCAGTGATCGTCTATTCCCCGGCAATTAGGGATTATGGGGAAAAACTCTCTGCATTCTTCAACCCTTGGGCAGAAAAAATCATGGAGATGACTATGATGGAAAAGAAAATGATCCATCAGACGCGGGAAGGCGAAAAAGCCATGTATTGGTCGGAGGACTACCATATCAATGCATATGAAAGTCTTGCAGTAATTATGTACAGCAATATGAATGAAAATACATTCAAAAAAATAAAACAACCCCTATTCTTGGGATACTATTACAAAGACAATGAAGCTCAGGATTTGGTGGTCTCGGTACCTAAGATGAAGGAAATGTTTGAAGAAATCTCTACCCCCGAAGCACTAAAGCGGGAGAAGGCATTTCCAAATTCCGGTGATCATGTGATCGGAAGTTCTATTACCTCCGGAGACTGGGAAGGAGTACTTTTCAGTACAATTGATTTCTTAGAAAATGTAGTAAAAGTCCCTGCGAAACCTGAATTTCAAGAAAAAGTGGACGACCTGATCCAAGTGCAGGAAACCATTGAATAAGAAGTACTACAAGCAAAAGACCCAAGTAGGGCCTGCTGAAAAACGCCGGTAATAGATCAAAAGCTATCATTTTGAATGATTAACCCATTTGTCATGCTCACGGTTTTTCAGCAGGTGCAAGCTTAGGGATGAGAATAGGTCTTTATCCATGCATCAGAAAATCTCAAATTCCGAACTTTCAAGCTAGCCTCAGCCATACCGTCTTCTACGTTGCCCACATTAGAAGTATAAGCATCATCTTCACTCGGACGGATGCCAGACTTGCCTGCCGGCAGGCAAGTCTGGCATACCTGAGAATTTTTCAGCAGGAGTTAAATATGATTTTATATTGGATTACCCAGTCTTATTAACTTTATTTTTCACTCAAACTTCGCCCTAAATGGCTCAGCAGGTAATTCAAGATTGTTTACCAAATTAACCTCAGGGTTATCAGCCCACGCATAGCGGATTTCTCCGGCTTCAATTCCTGAAGGAAGCAAGATCTTCACTTTTTCTTTCCCTATTATAGAAGCGGAAATTTGTTGAAAGCTTCCATTTTCGCTTGCCACGATAAACCCCTTCACTTCACTCCCCTCTTTAAGTTTCAATCCTTCTCCTACGGATTTAAAACTAATTATCAACTCATTTCCCTGTTTAGAAAGTGAATCAAACCGTGGTCCAGAGGCTAAAATCTTTTCTCCAAATGCCACATTCCGAGCCAGTAACCAAAGCCTTTCTCCTACATCTTTTTTGTTTTTGGGGTGAATATCATCTGCTTCCCCTATGTCGATAATTGTCGCCATTCCTGTCTTCGGAAGCTCCAAAGTCTGCCTCTGGGCTTCTCTCAAAAATGCCCAATCACTTTCAGGTTGTACTTCTTTTCGTTCCATAAAATTAGCCAGCTGTACATACAGAAATGGGAAGTCACCCAAGCCCCAGTCAGTCCTCCAATTGGTAATCATGGTAGAGAAAAGAGTTTTATATTCTTCATGACGTCCCGCATTGCTTTCTCCTTGATACCAAATGGCACCTTTGATCGTATACTTGGTGATCGGAACAATCATGGCATTGTACATCATTCCGGGCATCCAATTATACCATTCTACAACAGGCAGATGAGGCTCTACCACAGAATTAGAATAAGCCCATGCTCCCTCCAAAGATATTTTCTTACCAACCTGAAGCAGGTACATTTCACCCGGTTTCCCAATACTTGGCCGGTTATTCCAAGTGTTGATAGCTCTAACAGTCAATACATTTGTTCCTTTTATCAGCATTTCTGACGGTATTTCTATCTCAGGAACCGTGGTTCCCCAATCTTTGTAATGAAGTAATTTTCCATTCAAATACACGTAGGCCATTTGTTCAATGTCTGTTAAATGAAGTCTTGCATTATCTATAGCAGCAAGGGTGAATTTCTTCCGCACCCAGGCAATATGCTGTAAAGGATTTCCTTGCGGCAAATTGACTCTTCTCCAATTGGAGTCATCGTAAGAAATAGCCGCTACCTGCGAAGCCAGAAGAGAATCAGGTTTGATTACCATAGAATCGCGCATATGCCTGTTCGATTCATTTTCTTTCAATTTAGCGTCCCAGCTTTCATTGTTTTCTATGATATCTGTAGCCTGGCCCTTAAACGAACCTTCCATTTGAGCCAAAATCTCAGCATCCATCCAGCCTTCTACAGGTGTTCCTCCCCAGTTAGACTCGATGATTCCCACCGGCACTTTTTTTTCCTGATTATTTCGCTTTGCAAAAAACCAAGCTACTGCCGAAAAATCCTTCATATTCACCGAATCAGCTACTTTCCAATCACCTCCTACCACATCTTCCAACTTGACTGCGCTATAGGAAGTTGGAATCTTAAAGAACCTTATCTCAGGATTTCCACCTTCCATAAATTCCTGTTCGGCACCGATAACCTGCGATTTCAATTTCCACTCCATATTGGACTGACCTCCAGCCACCCAAACATCCCCTATATAGACATCCTTGATTTTTTGATTATTTACCTCCAGTATATAGGGTCCTCCAGCCGGTAGTTTTGGCATTTTCAAAATCCATGAGCTATCAGCATCAACAGTTCCGCTGGTAACGGCACCTGCCAGACTTACCCGCACATTTTCCCCCGGAATGCCTTTCCCCCATAAGGAGATGGCTCTCTCACGCTGCAAGACCATTCCCTCTCCAAAAAGCTTGGGCATAGTAACAGCCGAATCAAACTTTGAGAACTCACAGGAAAACAAAATAAAGAGTGCAAATACTTTCCAGGTGCTTTTCATAGGTATGGTTAATTCTTATGGGAAATTGCCTAGTAAATCTAAACGTAGCATCAATATAAGCAATGATGTCGATAGATTGATTTATCCCAAATAAGCGGACAAGCACAACCGAAACTCGATGTATCCTTAGAGCGCGAGGATTTATGAAAACTACACTGAAGTTGTTCTTTAAGGGAAGAAAAAGAGATAAATCAAATATGATTATACGGTGCTTTGCCAGTATGGGAATAAAACCAATAGAGATTTGGTAAATTCCAGCGTTGTCGCCGCTTCAGTCTTCCAACTCCATATGCAAAGAAAATAGGGCTAGTGGCAGGATTCCTTATAACCGTAAAACCCAAAACTTATCCCTTCAAATAACCTCTTGGTAAAATTCCATTACAACTTAATTTCTAATAGCCTCCACAGCATTAACTAAATAAGCAAAAGGAGCATTCCAATTAATCGCAATTTCATTGGATGCAAAGCTGCAGGTTTCGTCAATGTATGATTCATCTGCAAAGGAGCTGGCATACGTACATCCATCCTGCTGTCCGGGATTGGGACCTCCCACGATAAATCCGGGCAGCGGAGGCAAATCAGTCCTTGACTCGGCCAATCTATGATGGGGATGCTTGGGCGTTTTGCTCCCAAAACCGGTAACGTAAGAATAGCCAGTGGCATTTCTTCCGAGGATATAATCCAGATTATCCAATGCTCCTTCCAAGAAAACCTGCTCATTACTCTGCGTATAAGCATACAACAATAGTATTCCCTGATTGGAAGCCATAGCATTTGATCCCCAAATGAAATTCCTGACATTCGTAGTCATAGGACTTCGGAAAGCTGCTGAGCCAGCACCTTCGATTTGCGCCCTAGCAGCAGATAATAAGTTTATTTTTAAAGTTGCCATCCATTCTTGAGGCAATAAGCTGATACTGTCTTGATGTCTTAGCAAGGAATAATAGCCCAGCCAGGATACTTGGTTCCAAGACGGAAGTTTGAAACTTTGATCTGCTTCTACCAATTCTTCCCAATAAGTCAAGTTATGTGTAGTGACAAAAAGTTCGGATGCTGCCCAAACCCGTTCATCTTCGGCACCGGAATCTCCATATGCACCGGTCACAACATCCGGATCAAACTGTTTATTCATCTCATTTTGCTTATACAACATATCAGGATTGTTTTTAGCCCAGTTCCAAGCTTTTTCCGCTGCTTTCAAATAAGTGACGGATTCCTCCGGAAAATAGGCTTTGTACACGCGCGATGCCTGAGCCATCACAGCAGCAAAATCCAATGTAGCCGTGGTGCTTTTGGCTACTACATATCTCTGTGAAACTGCTAAGTGCGGCTCCACCATTCCTTCAAATTTTGCAGTGGTGAGTTTGTGGTATACTCCCCCGTCCTTCGGATCCTGCATTGTGATCATCCAATCCAGATTCCAACGGATTTCATCAAGCAAATCAGGAATTTGATCTCCTGATTCAGGAATATTCAACTCAAGCTCTTGGAAATAGCTTGAGTAATCTTCATAAAGGGAAAGAAGGGTTCCGACTGTGATTCCCGAATTGACTATGTATTTATTATAATCCCCGGCATCGTACCATCCTCTTGGCGAAGAAATTAAGTCGCCTGCTTTTCTTGTGGGAGAAACTGCCGAAGGATGGACCATTACTTGATCATCCGGATGTCCAAGGGGTCTAGCCCAAATACCGGCGTGAGTTTTGTCCAACGCCACACCAGCCCTCTGGTAATAAAAAGCTTTAATACCGGCCTTTCCCAATTCTTGATTGACGTGTGAATCGATCCGAAATGGATAAGATTTGCCTACTCCTGCCAACACAAAAACATAATTCCCGGTTTGGCTCAATTGAGTGAAATTCGCAATTCTTGAATCATATCCAGAAAGTGTTTTTGTAACCTCTTTGGCTATTTTCCCTTCGTAGACGATATCACCCTTTTCTTCATCCCAGATCACAAAATCTTCAACTCCATCATTACCTAAGACTACTGCAATTTTTTGTTGATCAGGATAAAATCCGATCTGATTGAGACGAATTGATTCATCAATAGGTAAGTATAAATCTATCGTCGGAGATTTACATCCCAATTGGAACAAAAGCAAACTTAGGAATAGCACATGCTTACTTTTCATTTTTTAATAAGTTCAATTAGTTACAAGTAATCACTTTAATTAATATACATACTGGAACACTCCGGCATTCGGAATTCCTATCCAGATTAAATTCTCATTCCCTACCACACTACTCACATTGGATGTCAGCATAAGGCCTGTTTTGTTAGGTTCCGAAAGCTCCCAAGCTCCCTGATCATTTTTATACAGAAGCCAGCCCGGGTTTGAGTCGACTCTTCCTACTTTTAGTCTAGCATTCTCTTGATTTCCCAAGAGAAGCAGATCAAAACCTTTGGAAGATTTCAGAGATGATATCGCCTGTATCGGTGAAGACTGCACCAAACCAGGTAATTTTACTTCTTCAAATACCCTGTTTTTCAAAGTGTACATTTTCGTTTCTAATGTCTGAGCTTTTAGCACTTCGGATTTCATTAATTCTTCCTCGCTTAATATATCCCGAATGCCGGCTTTGGAAAATGCTTCATGAGTAGTAAAAAGAACTTTTTTCTTATACATCTGGGTCGCAAGCTCGTCTCTGGAAAAGAAAGGAAACTCCTGGCCCATAATCTGGAAAGTCATCAGCGGATCGATAGATCCATTACTGTCGAAGTCTCCAAAATAAATTTGCACCGGAGTGTTTGCATCTGTCTGTAGTCTGGAGTTCAATCCCCAATTACCTGCAATAAGCTCAGGATATCCGTCCTTGTCCAAGTCCTTGATGAGAATGGATGACCATATCCCTGACTTTCCATTTGGCAAAAATTCCTTCGAACGATCCATTACTTTCCCCTCCTTAAAATTGATTATCCGGATTCGGTCAAATTCAGACGCTATAATCAATTCTTCGATTCCATCCTGATCCAAATCAATGCTCTGGGAGGCTTTCACCCTGGAAATATTTTCAAGTTGAATAGCCGAAAAAGTGCCATTGCCTGAGCTAATCAATAGTGTACTTTGATGCGATTCAGGCCATCTCCCCGGTGTATACCCCGACCCAACAAACAGATCATCCAACCCATCCCCATTTGCATCCCAAACAGTGACATTTTCTGAAGAATGAGACCCAAAACCCATCTCAGACACGGTAAAATTTCCTTTCCCGTCATTGATCAATAATAAATCCCGCTGTCTGGGATCATCTTCCACCATATCAAAATATCCACCTTTGGCGATGTAAAGATCTAAGTCGGAATCTCCGTCTATATCAAAAGAAGCAATTGATGTGATCGTCGGGGAATCCGAATTATATATTTGATAGGAATCCTCTTTATTGGGGATTCCTGATTGGGAAACGGAATAGACTCTGTTTCCATCAGCAATGATCAGCTCGACTTCCCCATCACCAGTTAGATCAGCTTGGATCATTGACACTTTCTGTTGAGACAGGCTATACAGCAATTGGCTTTGACGTTTGAAATCATTCGGCAGTGGTACAACAGTCTTGATTGGATATGTTCCAATTAGTGTGAAATCGGTTAAACTCCAATTGTCATACACTATTTCAAGTTCTGCTTCAGCTTCCCCGATCTCTAGTATTTGATTAATTCCAGGATTCATGATTCTGCTGATTTTCCTGTTTTTCCAGCGCACTTCAACAGAATCCGCTTTTCCTTCTCCCAAGCCGAAATGGAGAAGGGAACTCACATTGCCCTGATAGCCTTTATAGATCTGCTGTTCTTGGTAGTTGAGTTGGCCATTTTGATAGACACTCACGCTGGCTCCTACACCATCTCCGTTCCCCTGAAGTCCTTTTAGCCTAATTTGCAGGTAATTTGATTTTTCTGAGTCAGAAGTCTTGTTTTCGAAAATTTGAGCAGGTTCATTGAGGTTATTGATCACCAAATCCAGATCACCATCCTGATCCAAATCCACATAAACAGCTCCATTGGAATTCCCCGGAGTATTCAGTCCCCAGTTTTCGGATTGGTTTTCAAACTGGATTCCATTGACGTTTTTGAATGCGTAATTGCCAATTTTGGTCGCCGGCATTTTCTCTATCAATTCTTTGATTCCTGCAGCAGACACTTTGGAGTTTTGAAGGTATTCGTTTCTATAATTGATGAAATCCAGATTTGTAAAATCCTTCAAAAAACCATTGCTGACAAATAGATCCGTAAAGCCGTCGTTGTCAAAATCAGCAAACAAAGGTGACCAACTCCAATCTGTAGCACTGACTCCCGCCAACTGCCCAATCTCCGAAAAAGTCCCATCCCCGTTATTCAGCTGCAGCATATTTCGCATCAGCTGATGATGAAGCCCAGCTTTAAGAAAAAGACTGTAGTGTTCATAATTCTCAGGGGTAAACAACAATTTCTGCCGGGCATTATCCTCAGGCAACATGTCCAGACTGATGATATCCAATTTTCCATCCCTGTTGATATCAGCAGCATCCACCCCCATAGTGTATAGACTTGTATGGCCAAACGCTCCATTTGCCTTATTGACAAACGTACCATCGCGCTGATTGATGTAGAGGTAGTCAGGTGCAGAGTAATCATTCCCCAGATAAATATCAGGATAACCATCCCTGTTAAAATCAGCAATGGAAGCTCCCAAGCCATAGCTCAAACCTGTTTCGGACAAACCTGATTCTTTGGTGGCATTTCTAAAAACCCCATTTTCATTTTTGTAAATCTTGGTGCTGCTCATCGAGTCTGCTGTGTTTAGCATAACTTCGAATGCATTTATATTTAGGTTATTGAAAAGTCTGGGATTATGATTGAGTAAGAGCATATCCAAATCCCCATCGAGATCAAGATCTGCAAAATACACCGATGTACTATATCCCGGATCATCCAATCCATATTCCGCGGCCATTTCCTTGAAAAACGGAATACCGTCTTTGTCCAGCCCCTGATTGATGAATAATTGATTTCTCCGCCGCTCGTCCGGGAGATCACCGGAGTAGCACACATAAATATCTTTGAGACCATCGCCGTTGATGTCCACAATGGCTGTGCCGGTGGCCCAGGAATTTTCTTTGCCGGCAGTTCCGGTAGCAAGGGTAATATCTCTAAATTTCAGTTTTCCCTGATTTAAAAAAAGCTTGTTTTGACCTTGGTTGGACGTGAAGTAAAGATCTTCCCAGCCGTCATTGTTCAGATCACCTACAGCCACCCCTCCTCCATTGTAGAAATATTGGTAAGTAAGAATATTGGCTAAATCTGTTTCTTGGATCTTATTGGTAAAAGTGAGATGGGTAGAGTCTGAACCTACTTCCTCAAAAAGTGTAGATGTACTTTCTTTCCTATTTTCCTGACAGGCAGAAAATAGAAAGTAAACTCCCAGTGTAATGACTAGGATTGATTTTGATGATTTTCCATTTTTAAGTATAAGTTGGGAGTTCAAGCTCAATGGGTTGATTGATTGAAGAAAAGCAGTGATAAATTTAAGTTTTAAGTAATGTATTGTTGCACTATTACATTTACTCTACCTGAGTTTTTAGATGGTAGTCCGCCTACTTATTAAATCTTAGAATTGGCTTGGATGAAATGGCATTCAATTCTTTTTCATTGCAGTAACAACTCTAAAACATGTGCTCTCCGCGAAACACTCTGTGCAGACTGCGGCTTCATCCTATTAGAAAAAACTCCGAGGCAAAACGCTCTGCCCCGGAGATTGAATTAATAAACCTCTTATGCTATACTATTTAATTTATTGCTCTCACTACCCGTATGTTATCCACGCCTAGTACAGCCTGAATATCATTGGATGTAGGATTCATTACTACCAATCTGAGTTGCTTTGTATTAGCCCCCGTATCATCATAAGTACCTTCCAAGAAATCTGCATATGTACCTAAACGAGTGGAACCATTCGTAAGCCTTGTCATATTGGTTGACAAAGTATACCAGCTACCATCCGTAGTTTTGATAAAATCACTCAGGGGGATGTTATAGCTTAATTCATTCCCATTGGCATCAGGAAACCAGATTTGCATTTCAAGCCCTTCAATGGATGACGAAGTATTAACAGCCACTTCAAACCGGATATCAAAATTGGCAGCAGGCGTACTTGGCTCATAGCCTGTCCCCTCAGGGAAAATC contains:
- a CDS encoding DUF4097 family beta strand repeat-containing protein, which gives rise to MKLKQIKFRLLSLSTFWLGIASLTSCDSDLELVQSINEEFPGITSIQIESSFLDVTYQGNENSQSVHLLGTLESSRGGNYFIEYRVDRNKLIIEVERRGIGKGNNRGYLNLSGPKLMNIDVETGSGNSYINNVSSQEFQFEGGSGNLELSHISAPHIDLELSSGKVTASHLVGDVELEVSSGIATFSYVEGDITAVGSSGNFDFRQINGKVTSSLNSGNGSLNKVQEIGRLRISSGNYKVDASYLGVNTRFEGASGNFDIKTDSDLNDFNFDLKSSSGNLSVGGSTSSGSLKIDNGSPYTVSGVVSSGNIQIRNM
- a CDS encoding antibiotic biosynthesis monooxygenase, translated to MIANTPRPPYYAVIFSNIRTEIEEGYVETALEMIRLAETQDGYLGHESVRENLGITVSYWKNTDAIRNWKQQTDHLLAQRMGREKWYAAYKTRICLVERDYEFGISDS
- a CDS encoding carboxylesterase, which translates into the protein MLRKILLGIFAAAMVLAIVYMLGPKVKNQEITIEFPEVPTRLAELRSYVAQREDTVQGLKPGNEAYIVWADSLNKRKTPYSIVYIHGFGASPMEGDPVHRFLASHFGANLFVTRLPDHGIKRDNGLEYMSPQALANAAGEAYQIGKSLGDEVIVVGTSMGGALTLLLASQQPDIKAVIVYSPAIRDYGEKLSAFFNPWAEKIMEMTMMEKKMIHQTREGEKAMYWSEDYHINAYESLAVIMYSNMNENTFKKIKQPLFLGYYYKDNEAQDLVVSVPKMKEMFEEISTPEALKREKAFPNSGDHVIGSSITSGDWEGVLFSTIDFLENVVKVPAKPEFQEKVDDLIQVQETIE
- a CDS encoding sialate O-acetylesterase encodes the protein MKSTWKVFALFILFSCEFSKFDSAVTMPKLFGEGMVLQRERAISLWGKGIPGENVRVSLAGAVTSGTVDADSSWILKMPKLPAGGPYILEVNNQKIKDVYIGDVWVAGGQSNMEWKLKSQVIGAEQEFMEGGNPEIRFFKIPTSYSAVKLEDVVGGDWKVADSVNMKDFSAVAWFFAKRNNQEKKVPVGIIESNWGGTPVEGWMDAEILAQMEGSFKGQATDIIENNESWDAKLKENESNRHMRDSMVIKPDSLLASQVAAISYDDSNWRRVNLPQGNPLQHIAWVRKKFTLAAIDNARLHLTDIEQMAYVYLNGKLLHYKDWGTTVPEIEIPSEMLIKGTNVLTVRAINTWNNRPSIGKPGEMYLLQVGKKISLEGAWAYSNSVVEPHLPVVEWYNWMPGMMYNAMIVPITKYTIKGAIWYQGESNAGRHEEYKTLFSTMITNWRTDWGLGDFPFLYVQLANFMERKEVQPESDWAFLREAQRQTLELPKTGMATIIDIGEADDIHPKNKKDVGERLWLLARNVAFGEKILASGPRFDSLSKQGNELIISFKSVGEGLKLKEGSEVKGFIVASENGSFQQISASIIGKEKVKILLPSGIEAGEIRYAWADNPEVNLVNNLELPAEPFRAKFE
- a CDS encoding glycoside hydrolase family 9 protein, with product MKSKHVLFLSLLLFQLGCKSPTIDLYLPIDESIRLNQIGFYPDQQKIAVVLGNDGVEDFVIWDEEKGDIVYEGKIAKEVTKTLSGYDSRIANFTQLSQTGNYVFVLAGVGKSYPFRIDSHVNQELGKAGIKAFYYQRAGVALDKTHAGIWARPLGHPDDQVMVHPSAVSPTRKAGDLISSPRGWYDAGDYNKYIVNSGITVGTLLSLYEDYSSYFQELELNIPESGDQIPDLLDEIRWNLDWMITMQDPKDGGVYHKLTTAKFEGMVEPHLAVSQRYVVAKSTTATLDFAAVMAQASRVYKAYFPEESVTYLKAAEKAWNWAKNNPDMLYKQNEMNKQFDPDVVTGAYGDSGAEDERVWAASELFVTTHNLTYWEELVEADQSFKLPSWNQVSWLGYYSLLRHQDSISLLPQEWMATLKINLLSAARAQIEGAGSAAFRSPMTTNVRNFIWGSNAMASNQGILLLYAYTQSNEQVFLEGALDNLDYILGRNATGYSYVTGFGSKTPKHPHHRLAESRTDLPPLPGFIVGGPNPGQQDGCTYASSFADESYIDETCSFASNEIAINWNAPFAYLVNAVEAIRN